A window of Pedococcus badiiscoriae genomic DNA:
GAACACGTGCTGCGGCGCGGCGTCCTTCGCGCTCTCCGCGTCCCTTCCCTGGTGGGCGCTTGTGGGGGGCGACGCGGTTGCCTGCGCGCTGACTACCGCGACACTCAGTGATGCGGCGGCCAGCGCGATGCCGCCCGTGCGCATCCACCGGCGGGACCGAGGGGTTTTAACCATTCCTGCTCCTGAAGTTGGCCGTAAAGCAATGACGGTGGACACCATGGGTGTCGCGGCCGTTCACGCCGTGGCCGGTGGGCGAACCGAACGTGAAGTCTCCCCCAACACTCTCGGCGCGCGTCCCCTGCCCACCGCGCCTGGGCGCATTCGGCGGCCAGACCACCGAGACACAAACGATCCGGCGGCCTCCTGTGGTCCAGCACCACCGAGTACCCCTGAGGTCCCCGCAGCGCCAGCCAGACCTGGCATACGCAGCCAACCCGCGGGGGCTACGTGGCTACGTGAGCCGGTGGACCGGGTGCGGCCGCCAGCGAGGTGGGCAGAAGCCCCGGACCGTGGTGCGGTCCGGGGCTTCTGCGAGGCGTGGGTTGCCTAGGGTTTCGTCTTCTACGGCTGGGCCGGGAACACGTGGTGCTGCGCGGGTGGCATGTTCGCGTGCGGGCCGCGTACCGAGCGCCAGATCTCCTCGTTCAGTACGTGGGCGTCGACCTGGTCGGGTCGTCCCATCATGGCCTGCGGGGTCATGGCCGAGGTGGCGTTTGCCGGGTTCTTCGCCGCCAGGGACTGCTGGGGCGCGAGAGCCTCGTAGGGGGTCAGGTTCGCGCGGTCTCCGAAGGTCCAGATCATCGGGACCGCGGCCGCGTCGTACTGCGTCAGCGGGCCAAGGCCCATCAGCAGCTCCATGGTGCGAAGGGCCGACGTCTGGTTGTAGAAGTGCGAGTCGACGATCCCGCGCTGGGTGTACGGGCTGATCACCAGGGCCGGCGAGCGGTGCGCGTCCACGTGGTCCGGTCCGTCCTGGCCGTCATCCTCGACGACGAAGATGGCCGTGTCCTTCCAGTACTTCGAGTGCGAGACCGTGGACACGAGCTGCCCCAGGGCGTAGTCGTTGTCGGCGACCATCGCCTTGGCGGTGGAGCCGCCGGCATACCAGCCGTTGGTGTGGTCACGCGGCAGGTCGACGAACTGCCAGGAAGGCAGGTTGTCCTTGGCGACGTACTGGTCGAACTCCTTCTTCCACTCCGTGAACCTGCTCTGGTCCGTGATGTTCATGTCGAACCACGGGTAGGCGTGGTCAGTGTTCCGGTTCAGCAGCGGCTCGTACGCGCAGTACGTGCCGGCCGCGCACTTGACCCGGTTCTTCGGCCCGAACCAGTCAGAGGGCAGCGAGTGCATCCCGTAGTGCCGGAAACTCTGGCCGGCCGCAGCCGCGCGGTCCCACAGGAACGCCTTGCTCGAGTCGGCGTTGCCGGCCGTCACATGGGAGTCGAGGTAACCGGAGGAGTCGTACTCCGACCCGTTGCCGTCGTAGCCCTGGTGGGTGGCGAGTTGGTTGTAGGGGTTGGAGTTGCCCTGAGTGGCCCAGTCCCAGCCGTCTTGGCTGACCTCACCGTTGACGTAGAAGTTGTCCAGGGTGGCGAACTTGCTGGCCAGCGCGTGCTGGTTCGGCGTCACGCTCTTGCCGAAGATGGCCAGCGAAGGGTCGCCGTTGCCCTTGCCCAGGTCACCGAGGATCTGGTCGTAGGTCCGGTTCTCCTTGACCACGTAGATCACGTGCTTGATCGGGGAACCCTGGCCCGGGTGTCGGGGAATGATCGTCGCAGGCGCTCCGCGGCCGTAGCCGCGGACGGTGCCCGAGCTGGCCGTGTCGTTGTTGAGCTGAACCTGGTGGGTGTACCTGCGCAGCTGGCCCTGGTTGGGTGTGGCCACCACCTGGAGCATGCCCTTGACCAGGTCCTCGATCCACGGGTGGTTCGTCGGGTCCGTCATGGATGCGGAGCCCTTGTTGGAGCCGGTGCCCAGGCCCTTGCCGTCGGCGATCAGCAGCCGGGACCCGTCCTTGGTCACCTGCACCCCGGTGGGGTACCACGCGGTGGGGATGAGGCCCCTGACCTGTCCGAACTGCCCGCGCGAGCTGGTGTTCACCACCGCGACGTCATTGTTGCCGGCGTTGGCCACGTACAGGGTGTTCCCGTCCCGGGTCAGCGCCATGCCGAGCGGGGAGGTGCCGGCGCCGGCGCCGCGGTATGGGCTCAAGGCGATCGTGTGACGGACCGTGTTCGTGCGAGTGTCGATCACCGAGATCTGGTCGCTGTCCCCGTTGCTGACGAACACCCGGTGGCGCGCCGGGTCGCTGAGCAGGTGGTTGGGGTGGGTTCCCACCGCGATGGGCGTCTTGGGCACCAGCGAGCCCGCCGCGACACCGAAGACTGAAACGGTCTTGTCCGCCTGGTTGGACACATACGCCGTGCGTCCGTCTCCGCTGAGCGCCACCCCGAAGGGGTAGGCCCCGGTCGGGGCGGACGTCGTGGCGCCGGTCGCGACATCGACTGCGAAGAGCTTGCGCGCGTACTGGCCGACGGCGTACACCTTTTTGTCGTCCGGGGAGACCGTCACGGTCTGGGGGTAGGAACCGTCGGGCAGCGCGAGGGTCTTGGCCAGGGTCAGCCGGTGCGCGGCGGAGTCCCAGTTGAAGCCCAGCACCGAGTTCTTGTTCGCGGTGGCCAAGTACACGCGTCGGCCGTCGTGGCTGAAGACCAGCCCCGGCGCGACACCCTCACGCTTGGCGGCGTCGTCGGGGTTGAGCTCGACCTCCTGCAGCAGCGCGCCCGTCCGGCTGTCCAGGACGTCCACGGTCTGCCGGGAGTGCGCGTTGCGGATGACACCCGGCACCAGCACCGCCTTGTCGTCGGGTGAGAGCACCGCGTTCGCGGGAAAGGACCCGGCCGGGTGCGTGCTGCCCGCGGGCGTCACCTGCCATCCCACAGGCGTCAAAGCGGTCCCGTCCGGGCGCGGGCCGGGATGGTCGAAGGTCCCCGCGACGCCGAAGGCAACCCCACCCCCAGCCAGCACGCTTACTGCGATGACGCCCATCAACGCGGCCGTGCCCTGCTTGTTCCTCACGTGGTCATCCTTTTCTGCTACGTCGGCCCCGTGCGAGGCCACTGGTATACGCCGAGACTGGTGGCAGGAGATGAACGGCAAGACAACGAATGGGTACAAACGAGACGAAATCGGCTGTCGCGTTGACCCTGACGCGTCTTTCAACCTGGAACGCCACGACACCACCGAATCGGTGCATGGCATCTGAAATGACACCTGGGCGAGATCTCGGGTGGCGGCGGCCACGCTGGGTATCGACGACGTCGCCCATGGCAATCGGCGCGGCGCCCTTCCATGCAATGGGTCAAACTTCGCAGTGCTGCGCGAAATCGCGCAGCACTGCGGCCACGCGGACATCCTGCGCGAACAGATCTGGGCGGCCAGCGCCAGCGCCTAAGCGAAGGGCATTGAACGTCCGGATTTGCCGCGATCCGGGCTGCATGTCGGCCGTACTGAGGGCGCGAGCGTGAAACGGCCCTAGGCTGCGACGATGGCCCCCCTCGACCCCGTTATCGAACCCTACGACAGGGGTCTGCTCGACATCGGTGCGGGCAACCACATGTACTGGGAACAGTGTGGCAACCCCGAAGGCAAACCCGTCCTGACGGTGCATGGCGGTCCAGGTTCCGGCTGCAGCGTCGACGGCCGCCGGAGGTTCAACCCGGAAACGTACCGCTCGATCTTGTTCGACCAGCGAAACTGCGGCCGTAGTACCCCGCACGCGAGCGACCCCACGGTGGACCTAGCTACCAACACCACCGACAACTTGATCGCCGACATGGAACAACTGCGCGAGCACCTCGGCATCGACAGATGGATGCTCTACGGGGGCTCGTGGGGCTCCACGCTCATCCTCGCCTACGCCCAACGCCATCCAGAGCGCGTGACCGAGGCCGTGATCGCGGCGGTCACGACCACCCGGCGATCGGAGATCGCCTGGCTCTACCAGGGGGTCGGCCGGTTCTTCCCCGAGCAGTGGCAACGCTTCCACGACTTCGTGGCGGCCGAGGAACGCGGGGACGACGTGTTCGACCTGCTCGCCGCCTACGGGCGTCTCCTGGGCCACCCCGACCCGACAGTGCGCGAGCTCGCGGCGAACGAGTGGCTGAGGTGGGAGGACACCGTCATCTCAATGGATCCTCAGGGGAAACACAACGCCTACAGTGACCGGCCGGACGATGCCAAGCTCGCCTTCGTCCGCATCTGCGCGCACTACTTCTCCAACGGCGCGTTCCTCGAGGAGGGGCAACTGCTTCGCAACGCGGGGAAGCTGGCGGGGATCCCGGCGGTTCTCATCCATGGGCGCTTCGACCTCGGAGGCCCGCTACTGACGGCCTGGGAGCTGTCCCGCGCCTGGCCGGGCGCGGAACTGGTCGTGGTTGAGGACTCCGGCCACACGGGCAGTCCGTCGATGAGAGGCGCGCTGCGGACCGTGATCGACCACTTCGCAGGCACCTGACCCAAACGGGACGCAACGGCATGAGTTTAACGCCCTCATCTGCCGCGGATCGGGCGATCACCCGCCCCCTTCTGGTCCCCCCTCACGACCGGCGCGAGGTGGAGCTCCCCTAGTGCGACCTGCCGTGGAGGTCTCCAGCCCGCGGTCGATCCAGCGCCCGATCACCTCGACGACGTAGGCCCGCTCGCCGCGGTCGAGCCGGTGCCCCTTCGCGATGCCGTGCCACGTCTCCAGGCAGTTGCGGCAGCAGGTCGCGGTGGCGTGCTGGGCCACGAAAACCGGGTGGTTGCGGTAGGGGGTCTGCCGGCCGTCGTTGCGCGGCTCGGCCGGTGCCAGCCGCTCCGCGATGATCTCCGCGGCGTGAGCCCGCATCGTCTGCTGACCGCGGAGCTCAGCCGTGGCCCGCTCGCGCCCGCGCAGGTGGAACCGCCGCCCGAACGGTCGCGCGGTTGCGCGGTCGATCCGGTCATCGATCTCGGCTGGGTCGGGCACGCCACGCCCCCAAATACTCCGATGGACCGTCGCGACGAGTGAGCGTCAGGGACTTAGTCACTCCGTTAGTCACTCACCCCCCGGACGAGGTCAGATCTGACCCCTTCCAAGAGCAACGAAACAGCCCCTGGTCTGCATTTCCGCAGGTCAGGGGCCGTTTTCGTGCTGGTGGGCGATACTGGGTTTGAACCAGTGACCTCTTCCGTGTCAAGGAAGCGCGCTACCACTGCGCCAATCGCCCGGGGTCGTGCTGGGTGCTGCTGGGGTTCGACTCAGGGTTCGAGTCTCTGAGGTGGAGACGGGATTTGAACCCGTGTACGCGGCTTTGCAGGCCGCTGCCTCGCCTCTCGGCCACTCCACCGTGAAGGCGGTCAAACCCTCCGAGCGGATGACCGGGCTCGAACCGGCGACCTCAACCTTGGCAAGGTTGCGCTCTACCAACTGAGCTACATCCGCATACACGCGCTATTGGTGTTGAACGGGCGTTTTCACCCGCTGCGCGTGCGTGCAGACATTATCCGATCATCGGCGTCGTCTCCAAATTGGCTGTCGTCCGGGGCGTTTTGCGACCCACGGGGCATCGGGGTCAGCGGCTTTCGCGCCTCCGCCCGCAGCCCCTGGACCGAGGACACCAGGTCCTCCTCGGGGTCGTCCGACCGCTGCGGACCGGTGGCCGAGGGGGCGTCGAGGGCCGGCACGGTGGTCCTGCGCGCCGACCGCCGGGCCTTGAACCACTGCACCAGCTGCGCCCGCATGGAGAGGCGGTCCGCCAGCGGCCACATGACGCGGATGGCGGCGTTGAGGGCGGCCCCGATGAGGACGGCGATGGCCAGGGCGTACAGGAAGATCAGGAGCACGATCGGCGTCGACAGCGGCCCGTAGATCGACGTCCCGCCACTCACCGAAGCCGTCAGGGTGCCACGCAGCACGAACGACGCGAGCACCCAGATCACGATGGTCAGCACCGCGCCGGGCACGTCCCGCAGCCACGGGGAGCGGCGCGGGGTGGAGATGTGGAACAACGTGGCGACGCTCGCCACGGCCACGATGCTGACCACGGGCCAGTACAGGTAGGTGAGGAAGTGCATCTCTCGAGGCAGGAGGTCTCCGAGCCATGACGGGCCGATCACCACGAGGGGAATGACGACGATCCCGACGATCAGAGACAGGAAGTACAGCGTCAGCGACAGCGCCCGGGTGCGCACGATCCCGCGGACGCCGGACTGCCCGTACATGATCGAGATGGTGTCCACGAACACGTTGAGCGCCCGCGACCCCGACCAGACCGATAGCAGGAAGCCGAGCGAGATCAGGTCGCCGCGGCCGTTCTTCAGCACGTCCTTCGCCGTCGGCAGGATGATCTGGTCGACGACGTTCGCGACGAGGAACTCCGACGAGAAGCTCCGGATGCCCTGGATCAGGTCCGTGACGATGTCGTTGCCGAACCACCCGCTGATGTAGCCCACACCGCCGAACAGCCCCAGCACGAGAGGCGGCAGCGACAGCAGCATGAAGAACCCCGCCTCCGACGCGAGACCCGTCACCCGGTACCGCAGGCACACCCGGATCGTCTCGACGGTCAGCTTCGCCGCGGGCAGGGCGCCGGGCACGCGCAGCAGCGCACGACGTACCCGGGCCTTAGGAGTCACCCCGCCACGGTATCCCGGCATACTGTGCCCTCGTGCCTACCCACGCCGTCACCAACCAGGTGCCCCCACTGCCCGACTACAACACGGTCGCGACCCAGCCCGCCCTGGACGAGGGCCTGCGGCGCTGGGCCGATCCCGCGGCATACGACGAGGTCATTGCGCTGGGAGCCCGGGCGGGCAGTGGGCGGGCGCGCGAGTGGGCCGTGCAGGCCAACGAGAACGAGCCGGTCCTGCGCACCCACTCCCCCACCGGTGAACGCCTCGACGAGGTCGCGTTCCACCCGGCGTGGCACTCGCTGATGGACGTCGCGGTCGGTGCCGGACTCACCGCCGAACCATGGACCACGCCGGCCGGTAGCGGCGCGCACGTGCGACGGGCCGCGGGGTTCGTCGCCTGGTCGGAGAACGAGCAGGGCCACCTGTGCCCGATCTCCATGACGTATGCCGCGGCACCGGCCCTCGCTGCGAACCCGCCGCTCGCGGCGCGCTGGCTGCCCCAGCTCGCCTCGCGCAGCTACGACTTCGGGCTGCGGCCCCTCGCCGAGAAGCGTGGCGTGCTGGT
This region includes:
- a CDS encoding beta-propeller fold lactonase family protein — its product is MRNKQGTAALMGVIAVSVLAGGGVAFGVAGTFDHPGPRPDGTALTPVGWQVTPAGSTHPAGSFPANAVLSPDDKAVLVPGVIRNAHSRQTVDVLDSRTGALLQEVELNPDDAAKREGVAPGLVFSHDGRRVYLATANKNSVLGFNWDSAAHRLTLAKTLALPDGSYPQTVTVSPDDKKVYAVGQYARKLFAVDVATGATTSAPTGAYPFGVALSGDGRTAYVSNQADKTVSVFGVAAGSLVPKTPIAVGTHPNHLLSDPARHRVFVSNGDSDQISVIDTRTNTVRHTIALSPYRGAGAGTSPLGMALTRDGNTLYVANAGNNDVAVVNTSSRGQFGQVRGLIPTAWYPTGVQVTKDGSRLLIADGKGLGTGSNKGSASMTDPTNHPWIEDLVKGMLQVVATPNQGQLRRYTHQVQLNNDTASSGTVRGYGRGAPATIIPRHPGQGSPIKHVIYVVKENRTYDQILGDLGKGNGDPSLAIFGKSVTPNQHALASKFATLDNFYVNGEVSQDGWDWATQGNSNPYNQLATHQGYDGNGSEYDSSGYLDSHVTAGNADSSKAFLWDRAAAAGQSFRHYGMHSLPSDWFGPKNRVKCAAGTYCAYEPLLNRNTDHAYPWFDMNITDQSRFTEWKKEFDQYVAKDNLPSWQFVDLPRDHTNGWYAGGSTAKAMVADNDYALGQLVSTVSHSKYWKDTAIFVVEDDGQDGPDHVDAHRSPALVISPYTQRGIVDSHFYNQTSALRTMELLMGLGPLTQYDAAAVPMIWTFGDRANLTPYEALAPQQSLAAKNPANATSAMTPQAMMGRPDQVDAHVLNEEIWRSVRGPHANMPPAQHHVFPAQP
- the pip gene encoding prolyl aminopeptidase, which gives rise to MAPLDPVIEPYDRGLLDIGAGNHMYWEQCGNPEGKPVLTVHGGPGSGCSVDGRRRFNPETYRSILFDQRNCGRSTPHASDPTVDLATNTTDNLIADMEQLREHLGIDRWMLYGGSWGSTLILAYAQRHPERVTEAVIAAVTTTRRSEIAWLYQGVGRFFPEQWQRFHDFVAAEERGDDVFDLLAAYGRLLGHPDPTVRELAANEWLRWEDTVISMDPQGKHNAYSDRPDDAKLAFVRICAHYFSNGAFLEEGQLLRNAGKLAGIPAVLIHGRFDLGGPLLTAWELSRAWPGAELVVVEDSGHTGSPSMRGALRTVIDHFAGT
- a CDS encoding DUF4186 domain-containing protein, producing the protein MPDPAEIDDRIDRATARPFGRRFHLRGRERATAELRGQQTMRAHAAEIIAERLAPAEPRNDGRQTPYRNHPVFVAQHATATCCRNCLETWHGIAKGHRLDRGERAYVVEVIGRWIDRGLETSTAGRTRGAPPRAGREGGPEGGG
- a CDS encoding YihY/virulence factor BrkB family protein, which produces MTPKARVRRALLRVPGALPAAKLTVETIRVCLRYRVTGLASEAGFFMLLSLPPLVLGLFGGVGYISGWFGNDIVTDLIQGIRSFSSEFLVANVVDQIILPTAKDVLKNGRGDLISLGFLLSVWSGSRALNVFVDTISIMYGQSGVRGIVRTRALSLTLYFLSLIVGIVVIPLVVIGPSWLGDLLPREMHFLTYLYWPVVSIVAVASVATLFHISTPRRSPWLRDVPGAVLTIVIWVLASFVLRGTLTASVSGGTSIYGPLSTPIVLLIFLYALAIAVLIGAALNAAIRVMWPLADRLSMRAQLVQWFKARRSARRTTVPALDAPSATGPQRSDDPEEDLVSSVQGLRAEARKPLTPMPRGSQNAPDDSQFGDDADDRIMSARTRSG